The Onychomys torridus chromosome 4, mOncTor1.1, whole genome shotgun sequence genome includes a window with the following:
- the C4H9orf50 gene encoding uncharacterized protein C9orf50 homolog isoform X3, which translates to MSRRQPAAGTRAKEPKGCPNGAAPRRCTPLLSRLFTPDLRTGRESAGAWWQDCERLPYLSPGIPYGPRGRGNLRALLLPPLLPSGTAQGPGARGVGGRGAGARGTPQPAARDNPDTFSVLLGKFLPTKFRHFLHQLRTKCAEPEAHPPSAPQYPKGASEHYLDSCPSCSFLPDLWDQSLHSEDNFREKPILGPPRGEFITARKANPPSGEGSRPRRRYCPFRVRFADETLQDTALRYWERNRAVRQNIFPCEQTALPAVSVSERVLGSVGRWLESLPRALCPRAQDTVAGSSCWNCPQVSAQEPQLYLSEDATMSSRLPFISRATTLPRPRGGLRTFLDTPNTMEQESFLPSLVLQSVLRKDHPKGYRLLPSTNRQQAQRWMPAGGPAQGCNQKARQ; encoded by the exons ATGTCACGGCGCCAGCCCGCAGCGGGGACCCGGGCCAAGGAGCCCAAGGGGTGTCCCAACGGGGCCGCCCCCCGCCGCTGCACTCCGCTGCTGTCCCGGCTGTTCACGCCCGACCTCCGTACCGGGCGAGAATCAGCCGGCGCGTGGTGGCAGGACTGCGAGCGCCTGCCCTACCTGTCCCCCGGGATCCCGTACGGGCCGCGGGGCCGCGGGAACCTGCGcgcgctgctgctgccgccgctgctgccgtCTGGCACGGCCCAGGGGCCGGGGGCCCGGGGAGTCGGGGGCCGGGGAGCGGGGGCTCGGGGGACACCGCAGCCCGCGGCCCGCGACAACCCTGACACCTTCAGCGTGCTGCTGGGAAAGTTTCTGCCCACCAAGTTCCGCCACTTCCTGCACCAGCTGCGCACGAAGTGTGCGGAGCCGGAGGCGCACC cACCCTCAGCGCCACAGTACCCCAAGGGTGCATCAGAGCACTACCTAGATTCGTGTCCCAGCTGCTCGTTCCTCCCAGACCTGTG GGACCAATCATTGCACTCTGAGGACAATTTTAGAGAGAAGCCTATCCTGGGGCCCCCAAGAGGTGAATTCATCACAGCCAGAAAGGCCAACCC CCCCTCTGGAGAAGGCTCCAGGCCTCGCAGACGCTATTGTCCTTTCCGGGTGCGGTTTGCTGACGAGACCCTGCAGGACACGGCACTCCGCTATTGGGAGCGCAACCGTGCAG tccGGCAGAATATCTTTCCATGTGAGCAGACGGCTTTGCCGGCTGTGTCGGTGTCAGAGCGGGTGCTTGGAAGTGTTGGGAGATGGCTGGAGAGTCTGCCCAGAGCCCTGTGTCCCAGGGCCCAAGACACTGTGGCCGGCTCCTCATGCTGGAACTGCCCCCAAGT GTCAGCTCAGGAACCACAGCTCTACCTTTCTGAAGATGCAACCATGAGCAGCCGCCTACCCTTCATCTCCAGGGCCACCACCTTGCCAAGGCCACGGGGAGGCCTCAGAACCTTCCTGGACACCCCTAACACTATGGAGCAG GAGTCCTTTCTGCCCAGCTTGGTGCTGCAATCCGTCCTGAGGAAAGACCACCCTAAGGGCTACCGGCTCTTGCCGTCCACAAACCGGCAGCAGGCTCAGAGGTGGATGCCTGCCGGAGGCCCAGCCCAGGGGTGTAACCAAAAGGCCAGGCAATGA
- the C4H9orf50 gene encoding uncharacterized protein C9orf50 homolog isoform X2, with amino-acid sequence MSRRQPAAGTRAKEPKGCPNGAAPRRCTPLLSRLFTPDLRTGRESAGAWWQDCERLPYLSPGIPYGPRGRGNLRALLLPPLLPSGTAQGPGARGVGGRGAGARGTPQPAARDNPDTFSVLLGKFLPTKFRHFLHQLRTKCAEPEAHPPSAPQYPKGASEHYLDSCPSCSFLPDLWDQSLHSEDNFREKPILGPPRGEFITARKANPLHSTQVPKVKTLLIHSPSGEGSRPRRRYCPFRVRFADETLQDTALRYWERNRAVRQNIFPCEQTALPAVSVSERVLGSVGRWLESLPRALCPRAQDTVAGSSCWNCPQVSAQEPQLYLSEDATMSSRLPFISRATTLPRPRGGLRTFLDTPNTMEQESFLPSLVLQSVLRKDHPKGYRLLPSTNRQQAQRWMPAGGPAQGCNQKARQ; translated from the exons ATGTCACGGCGCCAGCCCGCAGCGGGGACCCGGGCCAAGGAGCCCAAGGGGTGTCCCAACGGGGCCGCCCCCCGCCGCTGCACTCCGCTGCTGTCCCGGCTGTTCACGCCCGACCTCCGTACCGGGCGAGAATCAGCCGGCGCGTGGTGGCAGGACTGCGAGCGCCTGCCCTACCTGTCCCCCGGGATCCCGTACGGGCCGCGGGGCCGCGGGAACCTGCGcgcgctgctgctgccgccgctgctgccgtCTGGCACGGCCCAGGGGCCGGGGGCCCGGGGAGTCGGGGGCCGGGGAGCGGGGGCTCGGGGGACACCGCAGCCCGCGGCCCGCGACAACCCTGACACCTTCAGCGTGCTGCTGGGAAAGTTTCTGCCCACCAAGTTCCGCCACTTCCTGCACCAGCTGCGCACGAAGTGTGCGGAGCCGGAGGCGCACC cACCCTCAGCGCCACAGTACCCCAAGGGTGCATCAGAGCACTACCTAGATTCGTGTCCCAGCTGCTCGTTCCTCCCAGACCTGTG GGACCAATCATTGCACTCTGAGGACAATTTTAGAGAGAAGCCTATCCTGGGGCCCCCAAGAGGTGAATTCATCACAGCCAGAAAGGCCAACCC ACTCCACAGCACACAGGTCCCCAAAGTGAAGACTCTACTCATTCACAGCCCCTCTGGAGAAGGCTCCAGGCCTCGCAGACGCTATTGTCCTTTCCGGGTGCGGTTTGCTGACGAGACCCTGCAGGACACGGCACTCCGCTATTGGGAGCGCAACCGTGCAG tccGGCAGAATATCTTTCCATGTGAGCAGACGGCTTTGCCGGCTGTGTCGGTGTCAGAGCGGGTGCTTGGAAGTGTTGGGAGATGGCTGGAGAGTCTGCCCAGAGCCCTGTGTCCCAGGGCCCAAGACACTGTGGCCGGCTCCTCATGCTGGAACTGCCCCCAAGT GTCAGCTCAGGAACCACAGCTCTACCTTTCTGAAGATGCAACCATGAGCAGCCGCCTACCCTTCATCTCCAGGGCCACCACCTTGCCAAGGCCACGGGGAGGCCTCAGAACCTTCCTGGACACCCCTAACACTATGGAGCAG GAGTCCTTTCTGCCCAGCTTGGTGCTGCAATCCGTCCTGAGGAAAGACCACCCTAAGGGCTACCGGCTCTTGCCGTCCACAAACCGGCAGCAGGCTCAGAGGTGGATGCCTGCCGGAGGCCCAGCCCAGGGGTGTAACCAAAAGGCCAGGCAATGA
- the LOC118581359 gene encoding extensin-like: MARTRAQGSRHHSTGPDTSRPLPLSVHVTSPSLEGRGLKFAPPHGRLTPPTAGSPRPRPAHPAHGRLTPPTAGSPRPQADCLSNRQIAESHRQLTRLHLQIAPPKANSPFSTFSSPRPIASSPRPRHLTWHIQLTLPTSSSPSPRPGAPPHFQLTLPTPRRPSPLPAHPPHAQAPLPTPRRPSPRPGAPPHFQLTLPTPRRPSPRPGAPPHAQAPLPTPRRPSPLPAHPPHAQSPLPTPSRPSPRPVAPLHSQFTRLTAHCSPERTVPRVPKPSFLPTRKALPDFKMKDPQLMISLELSTSLLKDISFLRDRVRLHN, from the coding sequence ATGGCAAGGACCAGAGCCCAGGGCAGCCGCCACCACTCTACCGGACCAGACACCTCGCGGCCTCTGCCTTTGTCCGTACACGTCACTTCCCCGAGCCTGGAGGGGCGTGGACTCAAGTTCGCTCCGCCCCACGGCCGGCTCACCCCGCCCACGGCCGGCTCACCCCGCCCACGGCCGGCTCACCCCGCCCACGGCCGGCTCACCCCGCCCACGGCCGGCTCACCCCGCCCACAGGCGGATTGCCTTTCCAACCGCCAGATCGCCGAGTCCCACCGCCAGCTCACCCGGCTCCACCTCCAGATCGCCCCGCCCAAAGCCAACTCGCCTTTCTCCACGTTCAGCTCGCCCCGCCCCATAGCCAGCTCGCCCCGCCCACGGCACCTCACCTGGCACATCCAGCTCACCCTCCCCACTTCCAGCTCACCCTCCCCACGCCCAGGCGCCCCTCCCCACTTCCAGCTCACCCTCCCCACGCCCAGGCGCCCCTCCCCACTTCCAGCTCACCCTCCCCACGCCCAGGCGCCCCTCCCCACGCCCAGGCGCCCCTCCCCACGCCCAGGCGCCCCTCCCCACTTCCAGCTCACCCTCCCCACGCCCAGGCGCCCCTCCCCACGCCCAGGCGCCCCTCCCCACGCCCAGGCGCCCCTCCCCACGCCCAGGCGCCCCTCCCCACTTCCAGCTCACCCTCCCCACGCCCAGTCGCCCCTCCCCACGCCCAGTCGCCCCTCCCCACGCCCAGTCGCCCCTCTCCACAGCCAGTTCACCCGCCTGACAGCTCACTGCTCTCCTGAACGCACTGTCCCGCGGGTTCCTAAACCCAGTTTTTTGCCTACACGGAAGGCCCTCCCGGACTTCAAGATGAAGGATCCGCAGCTGATGATATCTCTCGAACTAAGCACCAGTTTACTTAAGGATATATCTTTCCTTCGAGACAGAGTCCGACTACATAACTGA
- the Ntmt1 gene encoding N-terminal Xaa-Pro-Lys N-methyltransferase 1 isoform X1 — translation MTSEVIGDEKQFYSKAKTYWKQIPPTVDGMLGGYGHISNIDLNSSRKFLQRFLREGPNKTGTSCALDCGAGIGRITKRLLLPLFRVVDMVDVTEDFLAKAKTYLGEEGKRVRNYFCSGLQDFSPEPNSYDVIWIQWVIGHLTDQHLAEFLRRCKRGLRPNGIIVIKDNMAQEGVILDDVDSSVCRDLEVVRRIIRSAGLSLLAEERQENLPDEIYHVYSFALR, via the exons ATGACAAGCGAGGTGATTGGAGATGAGAAACAGTTTTATTCCAAGGCCAAGACCTACTGGAAGCAGATCCCGCCCACGGTGGACGGCATGCTTGGGGGGTATGGCCACATCTCCAACATCGACCTCAACAGCTCCCGGAAGTTTCTGCAGAGGTTTTTAAGG GAAGGACCAAACAAGACGGGGACTTCCTGTGCCCTAGACTGTGGCGCTGGCATCGGAAGGATCACCAAGCGCCTGCTCCTGCCGCTCTTCAGAGTGGTGGACATGGTGGACGTGACAGAGGACTTTCTGGCCAAAGCCAAGACCTACCTGGGGGAAGAGGGCAAGAGGGTGAGGAACTACTTCTGCTCTGGGCTGCAGGACTTTAGCCCAGAGCCCAACTCCTATGATGTGATCTGGATCCAGTGGGTCATAG GCCACCTGACAGATCAGCACCTGGCTGAGTTTCTGCGCCGCTGCAAGCGGGGCCTGCGCCCCAACGGCATCATCGTCATCAAAGACAACATGGCCCAGGAGGGTGTGATCCTGGACGACGTGGACAGCAGTGTGTGCCGTGACCTCGAGGTGGTCCGCCGCATCATCCGTAGTGCgggcctcagcctcctggctgAGGAGCGCCAGGAGAACCTGCCTGATGAAATCTACCACGTCTACAGCTTTGCCCTGAGATGA
- the C4H9orf50 gene encoding uncharacterized protein C9orf50 homolog isoform X1 produces the protein MSRRQPAAGTRAKEPKGCPNGAAPRRCTPLLSRLFTPDLRTGRESAGAWWQDCERLPYLSPGIPYGPRGRGNLRALLLPPLLPSGTAQGPGARGVGGRGAGARGTPQPAARDNPDTFSVLLGKFLPTKFRHFLHQLRTKCAEPEAHPPSAPQYPKGASEHYLDSCPSCSFLPDLWDQSLHSEDNFREKPILGPPRGEFITARKANPLHSTQVPKVKTLLIHSPSGEGSRPRRRYCPFRVRFADETLQDTALRYWERNRAVRQNIFPCEQTALPAVSVSERVLGSVGRWLESLPRALCPRAQDTVAGSSCWNCPQVSAQEPQLYLSEDATMSSRLPFISRATTLPRPRGGLRTFLDTPNTMEQAAIQNEGSQFPRSAAGRGCPLCLGFPGRLQRRVAPRGGSIGLALGRKTSSLAQHRKVSLARRPLWIPESRVPRA, from the exons ATGTCACGGCGCCAGCCCGCAGCGGGGACCCGGGCCAAGGAGCCCAAGGGGTGTCCCAACGGGGCCGCCCCCCGCCGCTGCACTCCGCTGCTGTCCCGGCTGTTCACGCCCGACCTCCGTACCGGGCGAGAATCAGCCGGCGCGTGGTGGCAGGACTGCGAGCGCCTGCCCTACCTGTCCCCCGGGATCCCGTACGGGCCGCGGGGCCGCGGGAACCTGCGcgcgctgctgctgccgccgctgctgccgtCTGGCACGGCCCAGGGGCCGGGGGCCCGGGGAGTCGGGGGCCGGGGAGCGGGGGCTCGGGGGACACCGCAGCCCGCGGCCCGCGACAACCCTGACACCTTCAGCGTGCTGCTGGGAAAGTTTCTGCCCACCAAGTTCCGCCACTTCCTGCACCAGCTGCGCACGAAGTGTGCGGAGCCGGAGGCGCACC cACCCTCAGCGCCACAGTACCCCAAGGGTGCATCAGAGCACTACCTAGATTCGTGTCCCAGCTGCTCGTTCCTCCCAGACCTGTG GGACCAATCATTGCACTCTGAGGACAATTTTAGAGAGAAGCCTATCCTGGGGCCCCCAAGAGGTGAATTCATCACAGCCAGAAAGGCCAACCC ACTCCACAGCACACAGGTCCCCAAAGTGAAGACTCTACTCATTCACAGCCCCTCTGGAGAAGGCTCCAGGCCTCGCAGACGCTATTGTCCTTTCCGGGTGCGGTTTGCTGACGAGACCCTGCAGGACACGGCACTCCGCTATTGGGAGCGCAACCGTGCAG tccGGCAGAATATCTTTCCATGTGAGCAGACGGCTTTGCCGGCTGTGTCGGTGTCAGAGCGGGTGCTTGGAAGTGTTGGGAGATGGCTGGAGAGTCTGCCCAGAGCCCTGTGTCCCAGGGCCCAAGACACTGTGGCCGGCTCCTCATGCTGGAACTGCCCCCAAGT GTCAGCTCAGGAACCACAGCTCTACCTTTCTGAAGATGCAACCATGAGCAGCCGCCTACCCTTCATCTCCAGGGCCACCACCTTGCCAAGGCCACGGGGAGGCCTCAGAACCTTCCTGGACACCCCTAACACTATGGAGCAG GCTGCGATCCAGAACGAGGGCTCCCAGTTTCCCCGGAGTGCTGCGGGCCGCGGGTGCCCTCTCTGCCTCGGTTTCCCCGGCCGCCTGCAGCGCCGCGTCGCGCCGCGCGGGGGCAGTATTGGCCTGGCTTTAGGCCGCAAAACTTCATCTCTCGCCCAGCATCGGAAAGTTTCCTTAGCGCGGCGCCCACTGTGGATTCCTGAATCCCGGGTTCCCCGCGCCTGA
- the Asb6 gene encoding ankyrin repeat and SOCS box protein 6: MPFLHGFRRIIFEYQPLVDAILGALGIQDLERQEPLDDYTAGEESRILALTELLEQKAHSPFYQEGVSNALLKMAELGLTRAAAVLLQSGANLNFEDPVTYYTALHIAVLRNQPDMVELLVHHGADINRRDRIHESSPLDLASEEPERLPCLQRLLDLGADVNAADKNGKTALLHALASSDGVQIHNTDNIRLLLEGGADVKATTKDGDTVFTCIIFLLGETVCGDKEEAPMINRFCFQVTQLLLAHGADPSECPAHESLTHICLKSFKMHFPLLRFLLESGAAYNCSLHGASCWSGFNLIFERLCSHPGCAEDESHVELLHKAETVLDLMVTSSQRLQLPENFNIHPVGSLAGKIQALHTSLKQLESYPPPLKHLCRVSIRLCLRPWPVDTKVKALPLPDRLKWYLLSAHSGPEDSC; this comes from the exons ATGCCGTTCCTGCACGGCTTCCGCAGGATCATCTTCGAGTACCAGCCCCTGGTGGATGCCATCCTGGGAGCCCTGGGCATCCAGGACTTGGAGCGGCAGGAGCCCCTGGACGA TTATACTGCCGGCGAGGAGAGCCGCATCCTAGCCCTCACCGAGCTGCTGGAGCAGAAGGCCCACTCTCCATTCTACCAGGAAGGGGTGAGCAACGCCTTGCTGAAGATGGCTGAGCTGGGGCTGACTCGGGCAGCTGCTGTCCTTCTGCAGAGTGGGGCCAACCTCAATTTTGAAG ACCCCGTTACCTATTACACAGCCCTGCATATCGCTGTCCTGAGAAACCAGCCCGATATGGTAGAGTTGCTGGTGCACCATGGGGCTGACATCAACCGGAGGGACCGG ATTCATGAAAGCAGCCCCTTGGATCTGGCCAGCGAGGAACCCGAACGCCTGCCCTGCCTGCAGCGCCTCTTGGATCTTGGTGCAGATGTCAATGCGGCTGACAAGAATG gGAAGACAGCGCTGCTGCATGCTCTGGCGAGCAGTGATGGAGTGCAGATCCATAACACCGACAACATCCGGCTCCTCCTGGAGGGAG GGGCAGATGTCAAGGCCACCACCAAAGATGGGGACACTGTGTTCACATGCATCATCTTCCTGCTGGGTGAGACTGTCTGTGGGGACAAGGAGGAAGCCCCGATGATCAACCGCTTCTGCTTCCAAGTTACACAGCTTTTGCTGGCCCATGGGGCCGACCCCAGTGAGTGCCCAGCCCACGAGTCCCTCACACACATCTGCCTCAAGAGTTTCAAGATGCACTTCCCCCTCCTGCGTTTCCTGCTGGAGTCTGGGGCCGCCTACAACTGCTCCCTGCATGGTGCATCCTGTTGGTCTGGCTTCAACCTCATTTTTGAGAGGCTGTGTTCCCACCCGGGCTGTGCTGAGGATGAGAGCCATGTTGAGCTTCTGCACAAGGCTGAGACCGTGCTGGACCTCATGGTGACTAGCTCCCAGAGGCTCCAGCTGCCTGAGAACTTCAACATCCACCCAGTGGGGAGCTTGGCAGGGAAGATCCAGGCCCTGCATACCTCCCTGAAGCAGCTGGAGAGCTACCCGCCACCTCTCAAACACCTGTGCCGTGTGTCCATCCGGCTATGCCTGCGGCCGTGGCCTGTGGACACCAAGGTCAAAGCCTTGCCCCTGCCTGACAGGCTCAAGTGGTACCTGCTCAGTGCACACAGTGGTCCAGAAGACAGCTGCTGA
- the Ntmt1 gene encoding N-terminal Xaa-Pro-Lys N-methyltransferase 1 isoform X3 codes for MRNSFIPRPRPTGSRSRPRWTACLGGPNKTGTSCALDCGAGIGRITKRLLLPLFRVVDMVDVTEDFLAKAKTYLGEEGKRVRNYFCSGLQDFSPEPNSYDVIWIQWVIGHLTDQHLAEFLRRCKRGLRPNGIIVIKDNMAQEGVILDDVDSSVCRDLEVVRRIIRSAGLSLLAEERQENLPDEIYHVYSFALR; via the exons ATGAGAAACAGTTTTATTCCAAGGCCAAGACCTACTGGAAGCAGATCCCGCCCACGGTGGACGGCATGCTTGGGGG GACCAAACAAGACGGGGACTTCCTGTGCCCTAGACTGTGGCGCTGGCATCGGAAGGATCACCAAGCGCCTGCTCCTGCCGCTCTTCAGAGTGGTGGACATGGTGGACGTGACAGAGGACTTTCTGGCCAAAGCCAAGACCTACCTGGGGGAAGAGGGCAAGAGGGTGAGGAACTACTTCTGCTCTGGGCTGCAGGACTTTAGCCCAGAGCCCAACTCCTATGATGTGATCTGGATCCAGTGGGTCATAG GCCACCTGACAGATCAGCACCTGGCTGAGTTTCTGCGCCGCTGCAAGCGGGGCCTGCGCCCCAACGGCATCATCGTCATCAAAGACAACATGGCCCAGGAGGGTGTGATCCTGGACGACGTGGACAGCAGTGTGTGCCGTGACCTCGAGGTGGTCCGCCGCATCATCCGTAGTGCgggcctcagcctcctggctgAGGAGCGCCAGGAGAACCTGCCTGATGAAATCTACCACGTCTACAGCTTTGCCCTGAGATGA
- the Ntmt1 gene encoding N-terminal Xaa-Pro-Lys N-methyltransferase 1 isoform X2, whose translation MVDVTEDFLAKAKTYLGEEGKRVRNYFCSGLQDFSPEPNSYDVIWIQWVIGHLTDQHLAEFLRRCKRGLRPNGIIVIKDNMAQEGVILDDVDSSVCRDLEVVRRIIRSAGLSLLAEERQENLPDEIYHVYSFALR comes from the exons ATGGTGGACGTGACAGAGGACTTTCTGGCCAAAGCCAAGACCTACCTGGGGGAAGAGGGCAAGAGGGTGAGGAACTACTTCTGCTCTGGGCTGCAGGACTTTAGCCCAGAGCCCAACTCCTATGATGTGATCTGGATCCAGTGGGTCATAG GCCACCTGACAGATCAGCACCTGGCTGAGTTTCTGCGCCGCTGCAAGCGGGGCCTGCGCCCCAACGGCATCATCGTCATCAAAGACAACATGGCCCAGGAGGGTGTGATCCTGGACGACGTGGACAGCAGTGTGTGCCGTGACCTCGAGGTGGTCCGCCGCATCATCCGTAGTGCgggcctcagcctcctggctgAGGAGCGCCAGGAGAACCTGCCTGATGAAATCTACCACGTCTACAGCTTTGCCCTGAGATGA